One region of Macadamia integrifolia cultivar HAES 741 chromosome 11, SCU_Mint_v3, whole genome shotgun sequence genomic DNA includes:
- the LOC122093793 gene encoding uncharacterized protein LOC122093793 — protein sequence MIRNMNISRLKLLTSSLESLNHQLLQRCSVSGTAKGKGKLKTAAPLKRSVIPKKKGASSGGGGGGGGRMREATEHLNKMVDSCMDAPTPIRYLTPKQKGREAEREKLGLISKERQREIDALKAKKKGKSEEESPMVIGTPGLDLISLGLVDEKDIPKYELTVEDGRRLAKEYSRVLMRRHRARQAAESTLLRLKKEAIEALPENLREAALVPDLTPFPANRFMATLTPPIEGYIEKIKEAAKKNIGKEKLR from the coding sequence ATGATCCGAAACATGAATATCTCAAGATTGAAACTTCTGACTTCATCCTTAGAATCACTTAATCATCAGTTGCTACAACGATGTTCTGTCAGTGGAACTGCAAAAGGTAAAGGAAAGCTCAAGACAGCAGCGCCACTGAAACGATCTGTCATCCCGAAGAAAAAAGGCGCGTCTTCTGGAGGcggaggtggtggtggaggtcgAATGCGTGAAGCCACTGAACACCTTAACAAGATGGTTGATTCATGCATGGATGCTCCAACACCTATCCGTTATCTGACACCGAAACAGAAGGGACGAGAAGCTGAGCGTGAAAAACTGGGTCTCATAAGCAAAGAGCGACAGCGAGAAATTGATGCTTTGAAGgctaagaagaaaggaaaaagtgaGGAGGAATCTCCTATGGTTATTGGGACTCCAGGGTTGGATCTGATCTCATTAGGTCTGGTTGATGAGAAGGACATCCCAAAGTATGAATTGACCGTTGAAGATGGTCGGCGTCTTGCAAAGGAGTATAGCCGGGTTTTGATGAGGCGGCACCGAGCCCGACAGGCGGCAGAATCAACACTGCTTCGATTGAAGAAAGAGGCAATTGAAGCTCTTCCGGAAAATCTTAGAGAAGCTGCACTGGTTCCTGATCTGACACCGTTTCCTGCAAATCGGTTTATGGCGACATTAACTCCACCTATTGAAGGGTATATTGAGAAGATCAAGGAAGCGGCTAAGAAGAACATTGGGAAGGAGAAACTGAgatga
- the LOC122093437 gene encoding monooxygenase 2-like, with the protein METVEDIVIVGAGIAGLTTALGLHRMGLRSLVLESSESLRVTGFALSTWANAWKALDAVGIGDILREEHVELEGLTVTSTVSGLSSSLMSFKAEKHEVRALRRKLLQETLCKDLPPGTIRFSSKLVSIEEAGNLKLLHLADGSTLKTKVLIGCDGVNSIVAKWLGLETPVFSKRWAIRGIAEYLGGHGLESNFFQFFGNGSRCGMIPCDENTVYWFFTWTPSSQEKDIHDKPAAALKQFVLSNLGKAPESLVNAIESTDLKSIVASQLRFRKPWKVLWGNITKGNVCVAGDALHPMTPDIGQGGCSALEDGVVLARCLAEALLEETRKESMKVKEEEEEEECIRIKKGLEKFAKERKWRSFELISTAYVVGFLQQSDGKLLTFIRDKLLSTFLAGMLLKRAAYDCGKLKIS; encoded by the exons ATGGAAACAGTAGAAGACATTGTAATAGTTGGTGCTGGAATTGCAGGACTCACTACAGCCCTAGGACTTCACAG GATGGGACTGAGAAGTTTGGTGTTAGAATCATCAGAAAGCTTGAGGGTCACTGGGTTTGCACTTTCGACATGGGCTAATGCATGGAAGGCCTTGGATGCTGTAGGCATAGGTGATATCCTAAGAGAAGAACATGTTGAGCTTGAAGG GTTAACGGTTACATCTACTGTTTCTggcctttcttcctctcttatgTCATTTAAAGCCGAAAAACA TGAAGTTCGTGCTCTAAGAAGGAAACTTTTGCAAGAAACCCTTTGCAAGGATCTACCACCAGGCACCATTAGGTTCTCTTCCAAGCTTGTTTCGATTGAGGAAGCGGGCAACTTAAAACTGCTACACTTGGCTGATGGATCCACCCTAAAGACTAAG GTATTAATTGGATGCGATGGAGTGAATTCAATTGTTGCAAAATGGTTGGGTCTTGAAACGCCAGTGTTCTCTAAGAGATGGGCAATAAGGGGTATAGCGGAATACTTGGGTGGCCATGGCCTTGAAAGCAACTTCTTTCagttctttggcaatggctctCGCTGTGGTATGATTCCTTGTGATGAGAACACTGTATATTGGTTTTTCACATGGACTCCCTCTTCCCAAG AGAAAGACATACACGATAAGCCTGCAGCCGCGTTGAAGCAGTTTGTGTTGAGTAATCTTGGAAAAGCACCTGAGTCACTAGTGAATGCCATAGAAAGCACAGACCTGAAAAGTATTGTAGCCTCACAATTAAGGTTCAGAAAGCCATGGAAGGTGTTGTGGGGAAATATCACAAAGGGAAATGTCTGTGTAGCTGGGGATGCTCTCCACCCAATGACCCCAGACATTGGTCAAGGTGGGTGTTCAGCATTAGAAGATGGTGTTGTTCTGGCTAGGTGCCTTGCTGAGGCCCTGTTGGAAGAGACAAGAAAAGAATCCATGaaagtaaaagaagaagaagaagaagaagagtgcaTTAGGATAAAGAAGGGTCTGGAGAAATTTGCCAAGGAAAGGAAATGGAGAAGCTTTGAACTTATAAGTACAGCTTATGTAGTGGGCTTCTTACAACAAAGTGATGGAAAATTACTTACTTTCATAAGAGATAAGCTGTTGTCAACATTCTTAGCTGGGATGCTGTTGAAGAGGGCTGCTTATGATTGTGGCAAACTCAAAATCTCTTAA